Proteins from a genomic interval of Maniola jurtina chromosome 8, ilManJurt1.1, whole genome shotgun sequence:
- the LOC123867368 gene encoding location of vulva defective 1-like isoform X4, giving the protein MSTVQVAPALMEELLTTTKSTIKTLPTTKSTAPTTRITELSTPRVTHTDTSTTSTPSTTTTVKSTKVTLTSTSKTETTPTTMTTPLIKSTQLTQSTSFFIYSNATSTPFTTEFFESKTTDLVPKVTVTNFIYNRTETPEEGTSNTLSNFSNEHETSTMLNPISIKSSMAPLSSPPTTTTDNPTTLTTTTTTPSTTSTTTSTSPTPTTATTSSTTTSKVLTTIVEDSSKIETTKKTETTIKNHFTTLKFKPKEIWIKPTQKGVPIHIETKVKNHETHAKFKSATHKNEPTSENTTPKTIIVSIIPTSVSHATFKKISLTTASYLSHKFNHTTKYNKTDQSFTKSMTSQVSTAIPFTIKLLSTASTKNSSSKASTRFPKSNATSKVTASTKNVFLNTTKFTSEKHSTTMATLNLSTATLNSTLPTLNTTMATSTTNSMSSTLNANEKLNSSTFLTIKPPTNKYTYKSSNEVTTASVIDKRVFVKDEAMITTDKRLHTNINDPKPKVEVNHTTTVKKVVNSNGSVKVEVTKTKGNIKYVATNNTKKVTTKWNITKTTTNNPVTTQEPIEDETFHILTEPEHITAVMNDKERDHTSVDLISVISIAGGVMMAIITVAVVIVMIERCKRPRYEDVRKVNDIRMQVMIDNKDPPPYVRSIFHTPLPEPPSSDNCHYQPISTLDRNLKQFMRPVVVQAISPIMLENFRGILECHYDHLPNRNHRIHEFGTMPTRCSVSPSMKCDEELLRHRPLSVADYTIESLKCEAKMDMIDNTTSEPLYAEIPCWRPPSEHAVEVMNLNGEAVTEL; this is encoded by the exons ATGTCAACAGTACAAGTTGCACCCGCTTTGATGGAAGAATTACTAACTACCACCAAATCAACAATCAAAACTCTTCCCACCACTAAATCAACTGCCCCAACGACTAGAATTACAGAACTTTCTACCCCTAGAGTCACTCATACAGATACTTCGACTACATCGACTCCTTCAACCACGACGACAGTAAAATCAACTAAAGTGACACTTACATCAACTAGTAAGACTGAAACTACTCCGACTACTATGACTACTCCGTTAATCAAATCGACGCAACTAACCCAATCTACCTCGTTTTTTATATATTCCAATGCAACAAGTACACCTTTCACAACTGAATTTtttgaatcaaaaactactgaTTTAGTACCTAAAGTGACGGTTACTAACTTCATCTACAATAGGACAGAAACTCCCGAAGAAGGTACGTCAAATACGTTAAGTAATTTCTCAAATGAGCATGAAACATCGACTATGTTAAATCCAATATCTATTAAATCTTCCATGGCCCCATTGAGCTCACCCCCAACTACCACTACTGATAATCCAACTACTCTTACAACAACTACTACTACCCCATCAACTACTTCTACCACTACATCAACTTCTCCCACACCCACTACAGCAACAACTTCTAGTACCACAActtcaaaagtacttactacTATCGTGGAAGATTCATCGAAGATCGAAACGACGAAAAAAACAGAAACAACAATCAAGAATCATTTTACGACACTCAAGTTTAAACCTAAAGAGATATGGATTAAACCTACTCAAAAAGGTGTGCCAATTCACATAGAAACTAAAGTCAAAAATCACGAAACACATGCGAAATTTAAAAGCGCTACTCATAAAAATGAACCTACATCGGAAAACACAACGCCGAAGACAATTATAGTATCGATTATACCAACTTCAGTATCCCACGCTACTTTCAAGAAGATATCTTTGACCACTGCATCATATTTGTCTCATAAATTTAATCATACAacgaaatataataaaacagaCCAGAGTTTCACGAAATCTATGACTTCCCAAGTATCTACAGCTATACCATTTACTATAAAATTACTATCTACTGCCAGTACAAAAAATAGCTCTTCAAAAGCTTCGACTCGTTTTCCAAAGAGCAATGCAACTTCAAAAGTCACAGCATCGACTAAGAATGTTTTCTTGAACACAACTAAGTTTACGTCTGAAAAGCACAGCACAACTATGGCAACTTTAAATTTATCTACGGCAACATTGAACTCAACTTTACCAACATTAAATACAACTATGGCCACAAGTACGACTAACAGCATGTCAAGCACGTTGAATGCAAACGAGAAACTGAATTCTTCTACTTTCCTAACAATCAAGCCTCCAACTaacaaatatacctataaaaGTTCAAACGAAGTAACAACAGCATCTGTTATTGATAAAAGAGTATTCGTTAAAGATGAAGCGATGATTACAACTGATAAAAGATTACATACTAATATAAATGACCCAAAGCCAAAAGTAGAAGTTAATCATACTACAACTGTTAAAAAAGTTGTTAATTCCAACGGGTCTGTAAAAGTAGAAGTTactaaaacaaaaggaaatattAAATATGTAGCTACTAACAATACAAAAAAGGTTACTACCAAATGGAATATAACAAAAACTACTACCAATAACCCAGTAACAACCCAGGAACCGATAGAGGATGAAACGTTTCATATTTTGACAGAACCTGAACATATCACCGCAGTGATGAATGATAAAGAAAGAGACCATACGTCAGTAGATTTGATATCCGTGATAAGTATCGCTGGGGGTGTGATGATGGCTATCATCACAGTCGCTGTGGTCATAGTTATGATAGAAAGATGTAAGAGGCCTAGATATGAAGATGTAAGGAAAGTGAACGATATTCGGATGCAAGTTATGATTGATAATAAGGATCCACCACCATATGTGAGAAGCATTTTTCACACTCCGTTGCCAG agcCGCCATCCTCCGACAACTGTCACTATCAACCAATATCAACTTTGGATAGGAATTTGAAACAATTTATGAGACCTGTGGTTGTACAAGCAATATCACCAATTATGTTGGAGAATTTTAGAg GTATTTTGGAATGCCACTACGATCATTTACCGAATCGAAATCATAGAATTCACGAATTCGGAACGATGCCCACTCGGTGTTCAGTGTCGCCATCTATGAAGTGTGACGAAGAACTGCTTCGACACCGACCGCTGTCAGTCGCGGACTACACGATCGAGTCATTAAAATGTGAAGCGAAGATGGACATGATAGATAATACCACGTCAGAACCGTTATATGCAGAAATTCCATGTTGGAGGCCACCGTCCGAGCATGCAGTCGAAGTTATGAACTTGAATGGTGAAGCTGTTACGGAATTATGA